One window of the Pedobacter ginsengisoli genome contains the following:
- a CDS encoding energy transducer TonB, giving the protein MKTRSILFFLCLPLLGYSQSDSTNVDSSKVYQKMIGKLDTSALVKFNALHSPPQFKGGMQGFAAYLKGSLVYPDKAKRNGTSGKVLLSFVVESDGSISNVVVEKGIGDGCDEAAVKAIQNSPAWIPGVMNGRPVRVKYNIPLSFGAKK; this is encoded by the coding sequence ATGAAAACACGCTCTATTTTATTTTTTCTATGTTTACCTTTGTTAGGTTATTCACAAAGTGATTCAACTAATGTTGATTCCAGCAAAGTCTATCAGAAAATGATAGGAAAGTTGGATACTTCTGCTTTAGTTAAGTTTAATGCACTTCATTCTCCTCCTCAATTTAAAGGAGGCATGCAAGGATTTGCAGCATACCTTAAAGGAAGTTTGGTGTATCCTGATAAAGCCAAAAGAAACGGCACATCAGGAAAAGTTCTGTTGTCATTTGTAGTAGAAAGCGATGGTTCAATAAGCAATGTTGTTGTAGAAAAAGGAATTGGTGACGGTTGTGATGAGGCGGCTGTAAAAGCCATTCAAAATTCCCCAGCCTGGATTCCGGGTGTAATGAACGGACGTCCAGTAAGAGTAAAATATAATATTCCATTATCTTTTGGTGCCAAGAAATAA
- a CDS encoding TonB-dependent receptor, translating to MHLFRYLYISIGLAMMLCHVQAQTQPVKGHIYDSQTRQPLAGVILTTSTAQQVGKSDAKGYFEIYSDQLDGQIKATLSGYKSQIIKISTNQNELNVQLEADGVSLNEVRIAGYSENKTSKETAGGISLITSRDINRGSAVSLQPALNSIPGVRMDQSTLSEARISIRGNGIRASYGIRNVKIYVNEIPVTEADGTTRIEALDVNSIGRAEVIKGPASSIYGAGTAGVINFQLQRSPYQEQSIEASALVGSYGLHRLATTYKSGGDKVNSYASYGWQEYDGYREHSKDMRRFLTGNFQLFPSDKRIITLMLNRTTQYSQIPGSLTQDQLTANPKQANATNLDKAAGRYQNWTRVGLGQQYHFNDHFYNTTSVFTYFYDLNHPLPYAYIRNTYQSYGGRTRFIYDPAFNVLPTKFTVGAEFNNGLTKGIQYVNNQGKEGAINSNVDYRNTQYSVFYQSETELAKKTTLTLGISYNSLNYDLRDYLKQNQSGIKKFDPQATPRIALSHTFSDAISLHASVSSGFSPPSSSEIKNVDGSINPNLQAEKGMNYEFNVKGNLLKTRLEYDLALFKMDMKGELIAQSIQQGITIYNNSGKTSHNGAELSLSYQLFKPEDDNQIFSLRPFVAITYSDFKFKDYKILNAQNQITAIYDGNELTGIAPWMINAGIDFEAKNGLYFYGSYFYSDKLPLNDANTNYNSSYNVVNAKLGYKKQVVKHCELNIYAGLDNILDKSYSSIVSLNAASFNGGQPAYFNPSPKRNGYGGLNVKYIF from the coding sequence ATGCACCTATTCAGATACTTATATATATCTATAGGCTTGGCTATGATGCTTTGTCATGTGCAAGCCCAAACGCAGCCTGTTAAAGGCCATATTTACGATTCGCAAACGCGTCAGCCTTTGGCAGGCGTTATTTTAACAACAAGTACAGCCCAGCAAGTGGGTAAATCCGATGCGAAAGGATACTTCGAAATCTATAGCGATCAACTTGATGGGCAAATAAAAGCAACTCTATCTGGATACAAATCTCAGATCATTAAAATTAGTACCAATCAAAATGAACTCAATGTTCAACTTGAGGCTGATGGAGTAAGTCTTAATGAAGTTAGGATAGCAGGTTATAGTGAAAATAAAACGAGCAAGGAAACAGCAGGAGGGATTTCATTGATAACTTCAAGAGATATCAATCGTGGAAGTGCAGTCTCGCTACAGCCCGCACTAAACTCAATTCCAGGAGTTCGGATGGATCAAAGTACACTTTCAGAAGCCCGAATTTCAATAAGAGGTAATGGGATACGTGCATCTTACGGCATCCGTAATGTAAAGATTTATGTAAATGAGATTCCCGTTACAGAAGCTGATGGTACTACAAGAATTGAAGCATTGGATGTAAATAGCATTGGTAGGGCTGAGGTAATAAAAGGGCCTGCTTCAAGTATTTATGGTGCAGGAACTGCAGGGGTGATTAACTTTCAATTACAGCGGTCGCCATACCAAGAACAAAGTATAGAAGCTTCGGCGCTTGTTGGTTCTTATGGCTTACATCGATTAGCCACAACGTATAAAAGTGGTGGTGATAAAGTAAATAGTTACGCATCTTATGGCTGGCAGGAATATGATGGTTATCGAGAGCATAGTAAAGATATGCGTAGGTTTTTGACCGGTAACTTTCAACTTTTTCCGAGCGATAAACGCATTATTACCTTAATGCTGAATAGGACTACACAATATTCGCAAATCCCCGGATCATTAACCCAGGATCAGCTTACTGCAAATCCAAAGCAAGCTAATGCCACAAATCTTGATAAAGCTGCTGGCAGATATCAGAACTGGACAAGGGTAGGCTTAGGGCAACAATATCACTTTAACGATCACTTCTATAATACCACAAGTGTTTTTACTTATTTCTATGATTTAAATCATCCTCTTCCTTATGCGTATATCCGTAATACCTATCAAAGTTATGGAGGTAGAACCCGCTTTATATACGATCCCGCATTTAATGTTTTACCTACCAAATTTACTGTTGGTGCAGAATTTAATAATGGCCTAACTAAGGGTATCCAGTATGTAAATAACCAAGGCAAAGAAGGAGCGATAAACTCTAATGTGGATTATCGAAATACTCAATATTCAGTGTTTTATCAATCTGAAACAGAGTTGGCTAAGAAGACCACTTTAACTCTAGGAATCAGTTATAATAGTTTGAACTATGATCTTCGTGATTACCTGAAACAAAATCAGAGTGGGATAAAAAAATTCGATCCACAAGCAACACCACGTATTGCCCTTAGTCATACTTTCAGTGATGCGATCAGTTTGCATGCAAGTGTAAGCTCAGGGTTTTCTCCACCTTCAAGTTCCGAAATAAAGAATGTTGATGGTTCTATCAATCCAAATCTGCAAGCAGAAAAAGGTATGAACTATGAGTTCAATGTGAAGGGGAACCTTTTAAAAACACGTTTAGAATATGATTTGGCTTTGTTTAAAATGGACATGAAAGGCGAGTTAATTGCTCAATCTATACAACAAGGTATTACAATTTATAATAATTCAGGTAAAACGAGCCATAATGGTGCGGAACTATCCTTGTCCTATCAGCTATTCAAACCTGAAGACGATAACCAGATATTTAGTTTGCGTCCATTTGTGGCCATAACCTATTCCGATTTTAAGTTTAAAGATTATAAGATTTTAAATGCACAGAATCAGATTACAGCTATATACGATGGAAATGAGCTAACTGGTATAGCTCCATGGATGATAAATGCAGGTATAGATTTTGAAGCAAAAAATGGATTGTATTTTTATGGAAGTTATTTTTATAGTGATAAACTGCCGCTTAATGATGCAAATACAAACTATAATTCTTCTTATAATGTTGTAAATGCCAAATTAGGATACAAAAAGCAAGTAGTTAAGCACTGTGAATTAAATATTTATGCAGGTCTAGATAATATTCTTGATAAAAGCTATAGTTCAATTGTTTCCTTAAACGCAGCCAGTTTTAATGGTGGGCAACCCGCATATTTTAATCCTTCACCAAAACG